A window of Choristoneura fumiferana chromosome 8, NRCan_CFum_1, whole genome shotgun sequence contains these coding sequences:
- the RpL18 gene encoding ribosomal protein L18: MGIDINHKHDRKVRRTEVKSQDVYLRLLVKLYRYLARRTNAKFNQIILRRLFMSRINRPPISLSRVARHMKKPTREGLIAVVVGSITNDVRLYKVPKLTVAALHVTEKARARILAAGGEILTFDQLALRAPTGRKTVLIQGRRNAREAVRHFGPAPGAPRSHTKPYVRSKGHERSRPSRRSNV; the protein is encoded by the exons ATG GGTATCGACATCAACCATAAACATGACAGGAAAGTCCGACGCACCGAAGTTAAATCTCAGGACGTGTACCTGAGGTTATTGGTCAAA CTCTACAGATACTTGGCCAGGCGTACAAATGCTAAATTCAACCAGATAATCTTGCGGCGTTTATTCATGAGCCGCATCAACCGGCCGCCGATCTCTCTCTCTCGCGTGGCGCGTCACATGAAGAAGCCCACTCGCGAGGGTCTGATCGCTGTGGTAGTGGGTTCCATTACCAATGATGTGAGGCTGTACAAGGTGCCTAAACTCACCGTGGCCGCTCTCCACGTAACCGAGAAGGCTCGTGCCCGCATTCTTGCTGCCGGAG GTGAAATCCTGACCTTCGACCAGCTGGCGCTCCGCGCGCCCACCGGCCGCAAGACCGTGCTGATCCAGGGCCGCCGCAACGCGCGCGAGGCCGTGCGCCACTTCGGGCCCGCGCCCGGAGCCCCGCGCTCGCACACCAAGCCGTACGTGCGCTCCAAGGGACACGAGCGCTCCAGGCCCAGCCGCCGCTCCaatgtttaa
- the LOC141429997 gene encoding kelch-like protein 10, which translates to MEFNSKHRKLSKTKNSIRTPATSKPRLAKKKIVSRKRKCVCLPENYSVVEFPAIWNELRQNGQLCDGTIVCRDMKSIRVHRAILSAVSPYFKAIFINSLKKGEPEEKEIFVDVPSVYMALILDYAYTGTCTVTVENVEHLLPYADQFDVVGVVQLCCQFLLHELRPHNCLGIFKFAKYYFCGELEKKGKLYIRQNFNRVLKECNEFKSLSFEELEDVLRDDELNVRNEEMVFQAVKTWVEHDLENRRKHIPSLLSCIRFGHISYKYFKSKILQWQPVIDDDKCQESLYPAVVFLTVLDSRPGTEADLNDPLARPRIPYEVLFAVGGWSAGSPTSFVETYDTRADRWFLSIHMDLTPRAYHGLCTLNNLIYMIGGFDGSDHFNTVRCYDPVANTWHERACMYQARCYVSVVAHDGLIYALGGYNGRTRMASVERYYPNKNQWEMTTAMNKQRSDASAASLGGKIYIVGGFNGQEVLSSAEVFDPDTRQWSFIRSMLSPRSGVSLIAYRECLYALGGFNGYSRLNTGERFNPSRGGDWQEVTEMFSARSNFATVLLDDMIFVIGGFNGSTTIPHVECYDGDTLEWYDAAPMNLNRSALSACVLAGLPNARSFSYLAKAVPAAGADQAHHS; encoded by the exons ATGGAATTTAATTCGAAACATCGAAAATTATCCAAAACTAAAAATTCTATTCGTACTCCTGCAACCTCAAAGCCACGCTTGGCCAAAAAGAAGATAGTGTCACGCAAGCGAAAATGCGTGTGTTTACCCGAAAATTATTCAGTAGTAGAGTTTCCGGCAATATGGAATGAGCTGCGGCAAAATGGCCAGCTTTGCGACGGTACAATCGTGTGCCGTGACATGAAATCAATACGCGTGCACCGGGCCATATTGTCAGCTGTAAGCCCATACTTCAAAGCGATATTCATAAATTCTCTAAAAAAGGGGGAGCCAGAGGAAAAGGAAATATTTGTGGACGTCCCAAGCGTGTACATGGCTCTTATATTAGATTACGCTTACACGGGGACTTGTACAGTGACCGTAGAGAATGTCGAACATTTACTCCCGTACGCTGATCAGTTCGACGTCGTAGGAGTCGTTCAGTTGTGCTGCCAGTTCCTCTTACACGAACTAAGGCCCCACAACTGCCTTGGGATATTTAAATTTGCTAAATATTACTTCTGCGGTGAATTGGAGAAGAAAGGAAAGTTGTATATAAGGCAGAACTTTAATAGAGTACTTAAGGAGTGTAATGAGTTTAAGTCGCTCTCTTTTGAAGAGCTTGAAGACGTTTTGAGAGATGACGAACTCAATGTTCGTAATGAGGAGATGGTTTTCCAAGCGGTCAAGACGTGGGTGGAGCACGACTTGGAGAACAGACGAAAACACATACCATCTTTACTATCTTGTATTAGATTTGGTCATATtagttataaatatttcaaatcgAAGATTTTGCAATGGCAGCCTGTTATTGACGACGAT AAATGCCAAGAGTCGTTGTATCCGGCGGTGGTGTTCCTCACGGTGCTTGACTCTCGACCGGGCACGGAGGCCGACCTCAACGATCCGCTAGCGAGGCCCCGCATTCCTTACGAAGTTCTTTTCGCTGTCGGAGGCTGGAGCGCTGGCAGCCCTACGAGTTTTGTGGAGACTTATGACACAAG GGCAGACCGCTGGTTCCTCTCAATTCACATGGACTTAACCCCCCGCGCGTACCACGGCCTCTGTACGCTGAATAACCTCATCTATATGATCGGGGGTTTCGACGGAAGCGACCACTTCAACACGGTGCGCTGCTACGACCCCGTCGCCAACACATGGCATGAACGCGCGTGTATGTACCAGGCAAGGTGCTACGTCAGTGTCGTGGCGCATG ACGGACTGATATATGCGCTGGGAGGTTATAACGGGCGCACGCGCATGGCGTCCGTGGAGCGCTACTACCCGAACAAGAACCAGTGGGAGATGACCACGGCCATGAACAAGCAGCGGTCAGACGCTAGTGCTGCCTCACTCGGCGGTAAG ATCTACATAGTCGGCGGTTTTAACGGCCAAGAAGTTCTCAGTTCCGCTGAAGTATTCGATCCTGACACTCGTCAATGGAGCTTCATCAGGTCTATGCTCAGTCCGCGGTCTGGAGTCAGCCTCATTGCGTACCGGGAGTGTTTGTACGCGCTCGGAGGGTTCAATGGCTACAGTCGACTGAACACAG GTGAACGTTTCAACCCGAGCCGCGGGGGTGACTGGCAAGAAGTAACGGAAATGTTCAGCGCAAGAAGCAATTTTGCAACGGTTCTGTTGGATGACATGATCTTCGTCATTGGTGGCTTCAACG GTTCCACCACGATTCCCCATGTGGAATGCTACGACGGCGATACCTTGGAATGGTACGACGCTGCTCCAATGAACTTGAACCGTTCCGCCCTCAGTGCCTGTGTCTTGGCTGGCTTGCCTAACGCCCGCTCCTTTTCTTATTTGGCCAAAGCCGTGCCTGCAGCCGGTGCCGATCAAGCACACCATTCATAG